A window from Candidatus Wallbacteria bacterium encodes these proteins:
- a CDS encoding glycosyltransferase family 39 protein: MKKKHLILLILVLGLALRLYRLSDFCLDWDEHYGLKINRECSALSLVSRVLQEDTHPPTYYLLERPFLKLPFSLETCLRLVSVFFGVAGIYYTFRLGSFMFGLNAGLFAALLCAFNPFHFYHSQEARMYSMLYWASAQFILYYLRFRENPGRKSLAVLVVSSLAGFYSDYYFIFVFAFAALHFLATLNQKAGLRSLFVWMLSVFAGLSPVLIFGSVSPLNSRYGTLLKSCAGWLPPTHFFEFIEIIRHFLEGYFYYYSWWAITLFLLIVLTTMLLRVYRGQNSGELFLLGYLLIPLLLLFFTSELFFHFSGVAVYRMRHGIIALPALLIFMARFFTLLPGMVRIPALGALLLIFFQSILGYQDNLDRSLFQIRDYLKGLGGTVFTSPFALSEVAGSYIAGSRSLAWPSYKGLSAGSIETLIDAQTGTGNVFLVFREIGQRLGESQPQDLIARDYLRKKYSLNPQAVFFSPQSPYQAITVYGNSQPCSTGEIYSLKLKNRLPMGYNLYSEDEPEAIQTIADDNGTASLTLSTGKCYHLDAWRRLHTWSENVHSQLFNPSLCLPPLLFLKRGEEVRNLNIPFYFRTPWILLLDLAWCFLLFSSILGLLQSDLRNYRELLLGWFSGIASEFRQKMESEHLNPPLFFTLVFAFTVLLFSEHSLGISATSAKTVGLLGIYCIYLLGKELFGVKTGLYSALFASLSPFLFCLNLQFPEASVTVFLTAFYLFLFLRFLRGGCSWELLACVSLAGFTFSQGGFLGIYLFSILFSVIHKKELNRDHFLKWQAAVLIFSSPSIIYFLSGLQKFRPKSFDLLCTQYWNQIPALHDFIYSFTNGFLFSVQFRYAAMLVGITLISGVFTAGRCGELRKFLSICSAILLSLTLLFMFHPFANGPAVNPEATEFGFLAPLILILFGYIAGKLPNPFAALFSLAIMLIFLQGDLDTLLKCDHSLSQLKQYLDKDLREGTNLLYSPSERSSQVAQRLMCRLIPLLEKKEMSMDLARERLNQKLIPGHENVLFIENSPEQVSSIGEREAEITRCLIRENNLVPAFAFNTPGSAPFSLVAFRQRTSTVSETESQLQLKFDCSTILEYYSEENWRNPQVQLWNYNFKVPLSTGTVNHFRMSRALDYCPFFYASWELPPVVSTGGGNLEFDLRLPLIFRKWWILMINAAWFVLLLIALGNCLPCRKLKIYLKPPVQLIYFYAAERAFTLISRLKIQAAELRSCLSAPGAVAAVCRHPLTIFTLYAAAILLVDINGACPEYPEISLSKALGLDYGSLRICSILASIAGGFLTYRLVKSVSGAGTARLSLMLLPLIPLYFLYAQQDLIRIINFDLSLIFWSAVLPLTLGKALLTAAAALLGLFEPDLLWMALISGGILYLLFIGKWERKPGLFQTAWISLFILYRLLILIESGIQVSWHSELVGQFQKLLGGFYFCGDETSVQIMWLLTLLLGYRMVPKAGRTMLYYLFITLFTADTLLAVPPFLALLCHPVSGVNAMARRIWLFSLVLIFLQQDINTLANKDRSYFQLKQCLKVDCEKPDKFLISPDRDLAAGREILTHKALALSQCRETWENGLQDRYHLIVRNLSHSGDKYFEQDNQKVSRFTEKYNLQPVRAFLSPNSAPGSLILYDKSSGREDGTAALELTFPDKLSLEIYKENEPSQRKILPFGRKYELSLTCGEIYNLELCRDFRHWPFDFSICSLPPLLILSPGNYQIEISPPFYFNLFYIMLLNLCWISALCCPAFLLVSQLAWKLQEKRAEGQAL, encoded by the coding sequence ATGAAAAAAAAGCATCTGATCCTGCTGATTCTGGTCCTGGGACTAGCGCTGCGCCTTTATCGCCTGTCCGATTTCTGTCTGGACTGGGACGAACACTATGGTTTAAAGATCAACCGGGAATGTTCAGCTCTGAGCCTTGTTTCCCGGGTGCTGCAGGAAGATACACACCCTCCCACATATTATTTACTGGAAAGACCTTTCCTTAAGCTGCCGTTTTCACTGGAAACCTGCCTGAGACTTGTTTCTGTCTTCTTCGGAGTAGCCGGAATTTATTATACTTTCAGGCTCGGCTCTTTCATGTTCGGACTGAACGCAGGTCTGTTCGCTGCGCTGCTCTGCGCCTTCAATCCTTTCCATTTCTATCATTCACAGGAAGCCCGGATGTATTCGATGCTTTACTGGGCGAGCGCGCAGTTCATCCTGTATTATCTGCGTTTCCGGGAAAATCCGGGCAGAAAGTCTCTGGCGGTACTGGTTGTTTCCTCGCTTGCCGGATTTTACAGCGACTATTACTTTATCTTTGTGTTCGCTTTCGCAGCCCTGCATTTTTTGGCCACCCTGAACCAGAAGGCAGGACTTCGCAGCCTTTTCGTCTGGATGTTATCTGTCTTTGCCGGGCTCAGCCCTGTCCTGATTTTCGGAAGCGTCTCCCCGCTCAACTCCAGGTACGGGACTTTGCTGAAATCCTGCGCAGGCTGGCTTCCTCCGACTCATTTCTTCGAATTCATCGAGATCATCAGGCATTTCCTGGAAGGATATTTTTATTATTATTCCTGGTGGGCGATTACCCTGTTTCTGCTGATTGTGCTGACTACGATGCTGCTCAGGGTATATCGCGGGCAGAATTCAGGGGAGCTGTTCCTGCTGGGTTATTTATTGATTCCTCTGCTCCTCCTTTTTTTCACTTCCGAACTTTTTTTCCATTTTTCAGGAGTGGCTGTTTACAGGATGAGGCATGGGATCATAGCACTGCCGGCTCTCCTGATCTTCATGGCCAGGTTTTTCACACTGCTGCCGGGGATGGTCAGGATCCCGGCTCTCGGAGCGCTGCTCCTGATATTTTTCCAGAGCATTCTCGGCTATCAGGACAACCTGGACAGGAGCCTGTTTCAGATCAGGGATTATCTGAAAGGCTTGGGCGGAACTGTTTTCACCTCCCCTTTCGCGCTGAGCGAAGTGGCCGGCTCATACATTGCCGGCTCCCGGTCCCTGGCCTGGCCTTCGTATAAAGGCCTGTCTGCAGGCAGCATTGAAACTTTGATCGATGCTCAGACCGGAACTGGGAATGTATTCCTGGTCTTCAGGGAAATCGGGCAGCGCCTAGGAGAAAGCCAGCCACAGGACCTGATTGCCAGAGACTATCTCAGAAAGAAATATTCATTGAATCCTCAGGCCGTATTTTTTTCTCCCCAGAGTCCTTATCAGGCGATTACTGTGTATGGCAACTCCCAACCTTGCTCTACAGGGGAGATATATTCATTGAAACTGAAAAACAGGCTGCCCATGGGGTACAATCTTTACTCTGAAGACGAACCTGAGGCAATCCAGACGATTGCCGACGATAACGGCACAGCCTCTCTGACCTTGTCTACCGGAAAATGCTATCATCTGGACGCCTGGAGACGGTTGCACACCTGGTCGGAAAATGTCCATTCCCAGCTTTTCAATCCTTCACTCTGCCTCCCGCCATTGTTGTTTCTGAAACGTGGAGAAGAGGTCAGAAATCTGAATATACCTTTTTATTTCAGAACACCCTGGATACTGCTCCTGGATCTGGCCTGGTGCTTTCTGCTTTTTTCCTCGATTCTGGGGCTCCTGCAGTCTGACCTGAGAAATTACCGGGAATTGCTTCTGGGATGGTTTTCCGGCATTGCATCTGAATTTCGCCAGAAAATGGAGTCTGAGCACCTGAACCCTCCTCTTTTCTTTACCCTGGTTTTCGCATTTACTGTTTTGCTCTTCAGCGAGCATTCACTGGGCATATCCGCGACTTCCGCGAAGACAGTAGGACTGCTGGGAATCTATTGTATCTACCTGCTGGGGAAAGAGCTGTTTGGAGTGAAAACAGGACTCTATTCAGCACTCTTTGCCTCGCTTTCCCCATTTTTATTCTGCCTTAATCTCCAATTTCCCGAGGCTTCAGTAACTGTCTTTCTGACCGCGTTCTACCTTTTTCTTTTTTTGAGATTCCTGCGCGGGGGCTGCTCATGGGAACTGCTGGCCTGCGTGAGCCTGGCCGGGTTTACTTTTTCCCAGGGCGGCTTTCTGGGGATTTACCTCTTCAGCATCCTGTTTTCAGTAATACACAAGAAAGAGTTGAACAGGGATCATTTTCTCAAATGGCAGGCTGCAGTGCTGATCTTCTCTTCCCCCTCGATAATTTATTTTTTGAGTGGGCTTCAGAAATTCCGGCCAAAGAGCTTTGATCTTCTCTGTACCCAATACTGGAACCAGATCCCGGCGCTGCATGACTTTATCTATAGCTTTACCAATGGATTTCTTTTTTCAGTGCAGTTCAGGTATGCGGCGATGCTGGTCGGGATAACTTTGATTTCAGGAGTATTCACTGCCGGCAGATGCGGAGAATTGAGAAAATTCCTGTCCATCTGTTCGGCAATCCTGCTCAGCCTGACCCTGCTTTTTATGTTCCATCCGTTTGCGAACGGCCCGGCAGTAAATCCAGAAGCCACTGAGTTCGGCTTCCTGGCTCCCCTGATCCTGATCCTGTTTGGATACATTGCAGGAAAGCTTCCGAATCCGTTCGCTGCGTTGTTTTCCCTGGCAATCATGCTGATCTTCCTGCAGGGTGACCTGGATACACTGCTTAAATGCGACCACAGCCTGTCGCAGCTCAAACAGTATCTCGATAAAGACTTGCGGGAAGGGACGAATCTTCTGTATTCCCCGTCTGAGCGAAGCAGCCAGGTTGCACAGCGCTTGATGTGCCGCCTGATCCCTCTGCTTGAAAAAAAAGAGATGTCTATGGATCTGGCCAGGGAGAGGTTGAATCAGAAACTGATTCCAGGCCACGAAAATGTACTTTTTATTGAAAATTCGCCGGAGCAAGTAAGCAGCATCGGCGAGAGGGAAGCAGAGATCACTCGATGCTTGATAAGGGAAAACAACCTGGTACCTGCTTTTGCATTTAATACTCCTGGTTCAGCCCCATTTTCTTTAGTCGCATTCAGGCAACGCACATCAACAGTCAGCGAAACTGAATCGCAGCTGCAACTCAAATTCGACTGCTCAACAATCCTGGAATATTATTCCGAGGAAAACTGGCGAAACCCGCAGGTACAGCTCTGGAACTACAATTTTAAAGTTCCCCTGTCTACAGGAACAGTGAATCATTTCAGGATGAGCCGAGCGCTCGACTATTGCCCGTTTTTTTACGCATCCTGGGAACTTCCTCCGGTCGTTTCCACTGGTGGGGGCAATCTGGAGTTCGACTTGCGGCTGCCTCTGATTTTCAGAAAATGGTGGATATTGATGATCAATGCCGCCTGGTTTGTCCTGCTATTAATCGCACTAGGCAACTGTCTGCCCTGCAGGAAGCTTAAAATTTATCTGAAGCCGCCAGTTCAACTGATTTACTTCTATGCTGCGGAAAGAGCCTTTACTCTGATCTCCAGACTGAAAATCCAGGCTGCAGAATTACGGAGCTGCCTGTCCGCTCCTGGAGCTGTCGCAGCTGTTTGCAGGCATCCGCTGACCATTTTTACTCTTTACGCAGCTGCCATCCTGCTGGTGGACATCAATGGAGCCTGTCCTGAGTACCCTGAAATCAGCCTGAGCAAAGCACTTGGTCTGGATTACGGATCGCTCAGGATCTGCTCGATCCTGGCCTCTATTGCCGGAGGATTCCTTACTTACCGGCTGGTGAAATCCGTTTCAGGAGCTGGGACTGCCCGGCTGTCTTTAATGCTGCTGCCCCTCATTCCTCTGTATTTCCTGTATGCCCAGCAGGATCTGATCAGAATCATCAACTTCGATCTGTCCCTGATTTTCTGGAGTGCGGTACTTCCACTCACGCTTGGGAAAGCCTTGCTGACAGCTGCTGCAGCCCTGCTCGGTCTTTTTGAACCGGATCTGTTATGGATGGCGCTGATAAGCGGCGGAATACTGTATCTTCTGTTCATAGGCAAATGGGAAAGAAAACCTGGATTGTTCCAGACCGCCTGGATTTCACTGTTCATCCTTTACCGGCTGCTGATATTGATTGAATCTGGAATTCAAGTTTCCTGGCATTCTGAATTGGTCGGACAGTTTCAGAAACTGCTGGGAGGTTTTTACTTCTGCGGAGATGAAACCAGTGTTCAGATCATGTGGCTTCTGACGCTGCTCCTGGGATACCGCATGGTGCCAAAGGCCGGCCGAACCATGCTGTATTACCTTTTCATCACTTTATTTACTGCAGATACATTGCTGGCTGTTCCACCTTTTCTCGCGCTTCTGTGCCACCCTGTTTCAGGTGTGAACGCCATGGCCAGGAGGATCTGGCTTTTCTCCTTAGTCCTGATATTTCTTCAGCAGGACATCAATACACTAGCTAATAAAGACAGAAGTTATTTTCAGCTTAAGCAATGTTTAAAAGTTGACTGTGAAAAACCAGATAAATTTCTGATTTCTCCAGACAGGGATCTGGCAGCAGGGAGGGAAATTCTGACTCATAAAGCTCTGGCACTATCTCAATGCAGGGAAACATGGGAAAACGGACTCCAGGACAGGTATCACCTAATCGTCCGCAATTTATCCCATTCAGGAGATAAGTATTTCGAGCAGGATAATCAGAAGGTGAGCAGGTTTACGGAGAAATACAATCTGCAGCCGGTGAGAGCCTTCTTATCTCCGAATTCAGCACCAGGGTCCCTGATTTTGTATGATAAATCCTCGGGCAGGGAGGATGGGACTGCCGCCCTGGAACTGACTTTTCCGGATAAACTCAGCCTGGAAATTTACAAAGAAAATGAACCTTCTCAGAGAAAAATCCTGCCATTTGGCAGAAAGTATGAATTATCCCTGACCTGCGGCGAAATCTACAATCTTGAATTGTGCCGCGATTTCAGACATTGGCCTTTTGACTTTTCCATCTGCTCTCTTCCTCCGCTCCTGATTCTTTC
- a CDS encoding nucleotidyltransferase family protein has translation MEGLILAGGMGTRLQSSAMGLPKPMFPIEGKPFLWYLLKYLSVSGFQRLVISTGFMADRISDFFGSRLDGTTIEYSQEETPLGTGGAVLHALPLMQGDCFPVFNGDTFLELDPRKLLQWHVENGCDITIALRELQNFERYGCITLTKGKMVETFSEKKSRQSGLINAGVYVMSRKSLKGLKLPEKFSLETELLQKNPDQLKIGGFVSQGYFIDIGVQEDYNRACREIPGLLNSVCGR, from the coding sequence ATGGAAGGTCTGATCTTGGCAGGAGGGATGGGAACCAGGCTGCAGAGCTCTGCAATGGGGCTTCCGAAACCTATGTTTCCCATTGAGGGGAAACCATTTCTCTGGTATCTGCTTAAATATCTTTCTGTCAGTGGCTTCCAGAGACTGGTGATCTCCACTGGATTCATGGCGGACCGGATCAGTGACTTTTTCGGATCCAGGCTTGACGGGACAACCATCGAATACTCTCAGGAGGAAACACCACTGGGTACCGGTGGTGCTGTCCTGCATGCTCTCCCCCTGATGCAGGGCGATTGTTTTCCTGTTTTTAATGGCGACACTTTTCTGGAGCTTGACCCCCGGAAACTTCTGCAATGGCATGTCGAGAACGGCTGTGATATCACCATTGCCCTGCGTGAGCTGCAGAATTTTGAGAGATACGGCTGCATTACCCTGACCAAGGGTAAAATGGTGGAAACTTTTTCTGAAAAAAAATCCCGGCAGTCTGGGTTGATCAATGCCGGTGTTTATGTGATGTCCAGGAAATCATTAAAGGGATTAAAGCTGCCTGAGAAATTTTCGCTGGAAACGGAGCTGCTGCAGAAAAATCCGGATCAACTGAAAATCGGCGGATTTGTTTCTCAAGGCTATTTCATCGACATCGGGGTTCAGGAGGACTACAACCGCGCCTGCAGAGAAATTCCGGGACTTCTGAATTCCGTGTGCGGACGGTGA